aaccatcataatggggaaaaatgtgatctcagtgatttggaccgtggcatgattgtttgtgccagacgggctggtttgagtatttgtgttgTGTTGCTTTTCCAAAGTTGttgtgcctataactccagaagtattaaaggtATCTTCATATCCATTTAGATTATGGCTCTGAACaaagggggagggggggttggGACCATCCCACAAAGTTTGGGATCTCTGACACAGACATTTTCAGGGCAGAAAAAGCATAATAAGAAAATCTGTACAAATACAGCAGAGTTTCAGCCCCTTTGGTGTTTAGTCCAAACACTAGATAGAGGTTTTGCACTAACTGAAGGGacatttgtgaaattattttcttaataatCGTGCATTTTTGGAATCTCGAAAAATCAAGATTTTGACATTACTGTTTTtctgtgaataaataaaggtagttttaacattatttgtatttcagacctttgttttgttagaCAAGAAAAATGCTTCATAcaatgtgacccacatttggttttcaaccatTAAAAACAGGacaaatgtaacaattttcagATGGTGCTGCATTGAGAGTCATCTCTGTGATTTAATCACTTAGAGCCTTATAAataaagatacaaaaaggaaagtttgttcagaaccagaatttgaaaggatattaagatactTTTAATACTTCTGGGCCTGTATTCACAAAACATCTCAAGGCTAAAAGTCGCTCCTAATGCAGAAAcataggagcaactcttaaagaTTAGGGGTGTGTGACTCCTAATTTTAGGATttagtaattcatgaagcattttaacacttAAAGTAGCCTTTAAACCCATGACAGCTTTGAAGTcgtcctgaggacttctaaacCCCTAACAGTGATCCGAAGCATGTCAGCTGCCGTCAAtccacaaaaaaaatgtattcgaATATTATGACATTGACCGTTTAAAAAGTATCACCTGAATCACAGTTGAgtgtatgtatttaattaatataatattataaatattataatgttgtaattgacctttaaaaaaaggTCTCGCCTGAATCGCGAGGGTGTTTTCATTGTTGTAAACTTGGTTAGAGATGCAGTTACCTCTCCCACAAACCAAAATAACCCAATTAGCCTACAccggagataaaggttttgacaactctgcGCTCCCTGGCCAGATCAAAATAAAACTGTACAGCACGGATGAATTGCGAATTTCTGTTATCCGACAGCAGAATCATCTATAAAATATCTAGAAAAACGATGTCCTCTCCAGACCACACAGCATATGTTtccctttatacagtatatatcttcttcttcttttggctgctcctgttaggggtcgccacagtggACCATTGAAAAACCTTGATGAATTTTCGAGGGAAAACagcattattgctaaagcagacagcaactctaaacagataaacagcacctacttattattgactgactattttcaaagcattgacgagctgcttaaaatacattcttttacagcatttgtccaccattcacaacattcaaccatgcacaataaaatattaggatattttgggcagtgaaatgttttgtttataatttaattatagacaataaaataaatgtattattcgatgaaagagtttgtgtatgaagctaaacttcatgttatgagATGAATTTAGTTAGTTATAAAGTtttcgttttattttatttttattgtaaaccaccgggtaacttttgcacgtctttttttagcctacatctctgacacttttgaaggacaattctgttaaatttaagactcaaaatgattattctccatgtttttgcggttaaagaagagcgcaatgaaattttctttggttggtatttaaagattacAGACCAACGTGGCTGCCGCTCAGGCAAATATcaattcttattatttttttatgttctgcggcagctgctgcgagatgcacttggacgcatcagggatttaggtacaccagcagcacgcagaactgccctgcattgtgcggtttcctgctaATTAACTAGAAGatcatgtccgtgacgacatggccccaatattatcagtgggcttttccactgtttttggatgtagcatttacagtcaaatcgtgagacggaacttctcagcgagtgctaattactactgtgttaactcatttgtatgtactgtagttTTCCAAATCAGTTGGTagcacagctttcactttctttggtctATGTTtaagtggaggggaaaaagcaacaaataattgaaatgtcaacagaacgcaataagaattgtgttgaaggacagttttgtcttcaaacacctaaagcatatgctttcattctgaaaccactttgaagtctgttcagcaggaaactaatcataatatatatgtatacacacacacacacacacacacacacacacacatatatatatatgaaaggcaacagaggtgtttttgttacatttatattgacaaactcttTTTCTTAgttgttaagtttaaaataagcttaaaatattgatgttgagtttacggttacaattttaattcagattcatgaacagattcattcggactcggactgttatggactcggtcttgagtgtGACACGGCtccttttggactcagactcgattgtttaaagactcggacttgactcggactcgactatggtggactcaaacccaacactgtttaaacacttgctggatgaatgtctttgacatttgcaccacgtctcgctttttcttcagcgtcttgcGCAGGACcagcactgtttaaacaccatgtcaagttaaaaagaacttcacattttcaaaatcacgttgagacacctgcattctgattcattctttgtgctgcatctagattgtttttagtgcagttgTCACAAAAATTCAACAATTTGAACCAGTTCAGGCTGCATACAGTGGACTGttacattgtttcattttattcaagattgttctgcaccaggtgaagtttcagcaaataaacagtaaggcaatgcttttttccccttctgctctagtttactaaggggctgccgtgccttgtgtTTTGTACTGTTTCAGTACCTACTGTTAAGAaagttgcctatatgcttacataaaatacagctatactaggagaagatactcggagaagaaattagatagtaagcaattttgGGCCGGGTTCGGGCTTGAAATCTGACTGtatcgttcgggccgggtagggttgggccacacggtctcgggaTTGGGTCggatttcattttaaggcctgtgcagacctctaggcagatttctgtgcataccctcagattaaatcctgcaggcgacCATGATGCCTGTGACCTTAGCGGCGTTTGTGCGAATAGACTAGCTTCTGATAAACTACggtttattcaaagggtcatattacgCGTTAACAGCGTTAAACAAATTAGTGCCGTTAAATGAATTTTGttaacttcgacagcactaatatgtatatatactgtgtgtgtgtgtgtgtgtatatatatatatatatatatatatatatatatatatatatatatatatatatataatatatatatacgtatgtacactggcggccaaaagtttgtaataatgtacagattttgctgtttctgaaggaaattggtactttaattcaccaaagtggcattcaactgatcacaaagtatagttaggacattactgatgtaaaaaacagcaccatcactatttgaaaaaagtcattttttatcaaatctagacaggccccatttccagcagccatcactccaacaccttatccttgagtaatcatgctaaattactaatttggtgctagaaaatcactttccattatatcaaacacagtttaaagttatttggttcattaaatgaagcttaacattgtctttgtgtttgtttttgagttgccacagtatgcaatagactggcatgtcttaaggtcaatattaggtcacaaatggcaaaaaagaaacagctttctctaaaaactcatcagtcaatcattgttttgaggaatgaaggctatacaatgcttgaaattgccaaaaaactgaagatttcatacaaaggtgtacactacagtcttcaaagacaaaggacaactggctctaacaaggacagaaagagatgtgggagaccagatgtacaactaaacaagaggataagtacatcagagtctctagtttgagaaatagatgcctcacatgtcctcagctggcagcttcattgaattctacttgctcaacaccagtttcatgtacaacagtaaagagaagactcaggggtgcaggccttatgggaagaattgcaaagaaaaagccacttttgaaacagaaaaacaaaaagaaaaggttagagtgggcaaagaaacacagacgttggacaacagataattggaaaagagtgttatggatcttaaccccattgaccttttgtgggatcatctagactgtaaggtgtgtgagaagtgcccgacaagacagccacatctatggcaagtgctacaggaagtgtggggtgaaatgtcacctgagtatctggacaaactgacagctagaatgtcaaggatctgcaaagctgtcattgctgtacatggaagattttttgatgagaactctttgaagtagtttaagaagttctgaacatttttttcaaattgtaatagtaatttttcacattattaatgtcatgactatacattgtgatcagttgaatgccaaacgtcaaaacattttagaccccgttagacctgtatttagggcttaccacatgtgatcggattacccgaaatgcatcttaataccaggtggaacaGGGTCTTAATAGTTTGAGTATTCAATAAATAAGAGCCTACTCACAAGATATGAAAGCAAGCTTGCATGCTGATGCTAACTGTCCTGAGTCCCAACTGCTTTAtgtaaacaaagtacagaatgcTAATGTTGTACATTCAAGATTCAATTTATTGTCATTTAGCATTTACACAGGTGTACAagagattaaaatattttactgaaGGGCCAAGACAGCAACAGAAGGACACTTACAAATGGGAGAAACATCCAGGTAAACATTAGTGTACCATTAAGACTGTATTTTAGCCTTTAGCTGGCCATCACTCATCTGTATTACTCCATTATCAATTAAATATATATCCATATATGTGATCAGAATACACTCAGTTGAAGGTTTTTTCTTCTATTCATCCTGTCTATGTATCCCTTCTTTTCCTAATAAGTGCTCTGATGTTCACTCCTTTGTGTTTCTTCGCCCATTGGCCATATTATAGCACTATACAACTGGTTGCCATTTCAAAATCAAAACAACCAGTTTAAAAAGTATAAAACATACTGACAGTAGTCAGGGCATGGACCATGGAGTTGGCCATTTCTAGGTCTGTCCCATTCAATAAATGTTCCATTGCATTGAAACATTGGTGCTATTAAATTCTCATAATGCACCATGTGAACAAGGGATAATCGTTGTTCACTAGGGGGGTCCCCTGGTGTTTCAACAAAACCAGAATACTAGAAACGGAGAGAactagaatttttttaaatgattgcaCTGACACAATGCAATACTCCATTATCTGTCCAAGAGTTCATTAGTAATCCAAACAAGGTTATGTCGGAAAATTCTAAATACGCTCAAGTGCGGCATGCGCTGTTTTCTAAAGAAATTTATAGACGGCAAGTGACACTGGCAGAGTGGATCCTCATTTTTGCCTTTTATTTGATTTATGACTATTGGTTCACCTAATTTTCTAACAATCAACGTTTATCTTAGAACTGAACAGTCGCTAGGTTAATTAATGTGCTTAGGGCTGCATAGTTCACTGTGACAACTGCCCCACCATGTTGGTACTGTGCACGCCATTCGCCATGCCCATGATCTTATATGAGCAAGACTACCATGTAAAATCTAACAGGAAGAACAGGAACGTCACCACCACCGCAGCGCATAGGCTACTGTTTGTaaaagtatatgtatatacaaataATGTAATACTTACAAAAATTATGTCTGTGCATTTATTTTGACTGCAGTGAGTGACTTCTTTAATCAAAACCAGCTTTTATTTATGAAACAAGTCGAAATAAGTCACTCTTgtgtttacctcattccacaaggcaacgagctgtcatcaaacaattgtcacatgacaaaaatatatacaaaataaaaatatattttttctgtatttttttgtgGATGTTCCAATGTCCTGGGTTTGGgtacttttcagagagctcaatacaATTTTCAGTTCGTGGTATAATAAATGTAACAGATAGTGTAAATTAGACAAATGATATCATTTCACATCGATCACAGGCCCCTGAATCTAATCGGAATCGCATCGCAGTCAAGTTAATAATTGTTAAAAAAGACTGGGTGCAGTATAACAAGTAAAAGGTGCTTCAACcaagtggtttaataaatgtcttgtGAAGCGGtcaagttggttttgggtgagaacagaccaaaataataaCTCCtttagtctccttggcgatcatgatttcaagctcgattacacttcctacagcgTCATCTAACGCTCTGCGCATGCTTCCAAAAATAGaggcatttttttcttcttcacaattTTGTTAGGTGCATTGGCACATTAGAGGTGCAAAAAGATCTAACATAATTGCTTAGTTTcatcttttatatatttttgacaaaCTTGCTTTAACAGAAGTGTGAAGACTTTTTATAGCCACTgtatacatacacatattttatttgtttttgctatATATCGCCCAGCTCTACTTCCTACTATCCCTTACATAGAATGACAGCTGATTCATCACAACAGGTAATACAATGTAGTAAACGACCCTTTTAGATGTCATTCTGAAGTTCATACCAATGACAAAACATTACTTGCAGTTTGCTAACTTCAACAACTCTGGGCAACTCTCTTTTCTATGACGTCTTAAAGACCTTGGTTGGAGAAAACTTTTCCCACATGAAGGGCAGTTGTATGGCTTCactccagtatgcactctctcatgttgTTTTAGAGCGTATGCCCGAATGAAACCCTTTCCACattgatggcatgtgaaaggcttttctccagtgtgaattttcataTGCATTTCATGGCACCGTTTAAACacaaaactcttcccacactgagaGCATAcgaaaggcctctctccagtgtgacttCTCATGTGTCCATGAAAGCTTCCTCTACTCattaaactctttccacactgaaggcaagtgtaaggcttctctccagtgtgatatCTCATGTGATCCTTAAGGACTCCTTTCTTTgcaaaactcttcccacactgtgGACacgtgaaaggtttctctccactGTGATTTCTCATGTGCACATTTAGCGATCCTTTAGATGTGAAACTTTTACCACACTGAtgacatgtgaaaggcttctctccagtgtgaaataTTAAGTGTCTTTTAAGGCCTAATTTGTCTGtgtaactttttccacactgagggcatataaaaggcctctctccagtgtgaactttaatgtgcattttaagatGTTCTTTCcgtgtaaaactctttccacactgagggcaggtgaaAGGTTTTTCTCCGGTGTGAACTATTTTATGTTTCTGAAGACTTTCTCTccgtgcaaaactctttccacaatcaTGGCAAGTGAAGGAATTTTTGGCTtgagttttgttttgtgagaAATTCTTCTCAGACTGTGAGCAACTAAAAGATTTTTCTTCAGTTATGAAATGAggattctgatactgatgttcctCCTCCACTttattcagttcttgactttcctttTTCACTTCTATCGGTTCTTGATTTTCTTCTTTCGTTTCTATCAAATCTAAAAAGAAAACATCAATGAAAAGCAATTAAAGTGATCCTAAATGTAATGGAAGAAATCTACAGgggtcaaatatttattttataataatttttatactaaaGGTTTATAAAAGTTGTCTTGCTCATGTAAATTCCAACAAATTAGTGCTGCACGATTTTAAGAAGAAATCATATTGCACTTTTGTCATATTGCGATTGCAACTGCAAATATGTTGAATATTTAACATCTTATATTGCTGCTGATCTGACATTAAAGATAAGAACAAAAGTGCATGATACTTTCTTGACTACTGTAGTCCTATCACTGCAGATCATGTGATTGATTCTAACAGCAGCCAATTTGGTaatgattcaatattttaaagctgtTGCACAATAGTACAGAAATAACGATTACATAATTTGAAGAGAAATCATGCTTTTGTATACAAAGACACTTTGATACAAACATGCAAGTATAGAGACTAGCAAGTCACAGCAATGGTAttcatttgagaaaaaaaaaaaaaagccacgtAAGATTCGTAAAGTTGTTCATTAAAACGTAATCCACAAGGCAAAGCTGCCGCAGTATAATTTACACTGAAGAGAACTTGAGTAAGATGATAAGTTTTAAACtggatgcaaagaaaaaaaaagcaaaaatatgtaaTACTTTATGAAAAGCAAGATCAGGGCCCTGTTGGGTTCTCTAGTATTGAAGAGAAGAGAGACACACCTTGTTCTCGGTctggttatttttatttcacacGTACACAACAGGCCTGTATTCACAAAAAAagtcttaaggctaaaagtagctccttcCTCTggaatttaggagcaactcttaaaaattatggGCGTGTCACTCCTAGTAttggatttgtatttttttcatctAAAGAGTAATACATGGAGCATTTTAACGCTACAGGTACCTCCTATACCAACAACAGCTTAGAAGTCGTCCTGTGGACTCCTTAAGAGTGAATCACAAACTATCCGAAGCATGGCTGCTGTTGTCAATCCACGTCATAATCGATTTAATGTATTAGAATATTATAATGACTTCACGAGggttttttcattattgtaaacttaaTTAGGAATGCAGTTACCTCTCCCACAAACTGAAACAACCAATTTACTCCGGAGATAAAGGTTTTCAGCGATATATTAAAAGAACCTAGTCTACTATTTTAGGTGAAGAATCAAAGTTTACGTAGCCAATGTGGGATAAATTTATATttagggtatgaaattagcacccgCCAAATTCGTGTATTTCATGCACAGCGGGGGTAATTTTGCGGGCAacctgtaagacgtcttggaGTGACATATGACAAGAAATGCCTTTAGACACAAAGAATCGTGTTTGAAGAGTTCACTCATTTTTTTGCTCTGTTTCTGTCATCTGGAAACAGTTTGCAAGATATATATACAAGTCTATAATAACACTACAAATGATcacagaccatctcaggaggtgctctgagtttagtTCGTAATATTTCCAaagagcagttttttttttttttatccactgtGCTAATTCCACAATTTTCTGCTGTCTATGTTACCATACGAAGCAAATGGGGCTACAAGTGAATTGTTATGAGAGTAATCACAAGCCTCTGTTTGTATGTtgtaaaattatcattatgataataataatacggTACGATATGCATACATTTTTCTAGACTGGAACAGAAGAGCGTACCACCATTTCTCACTGACCTCGAAATGTGACAAATTCAAAAGAAATGCCACATTCACGTGGAAACATTTGTTCCTATGcttcatttttttactttaatggtGATGCTGCCTCCAAATTTCCCTTTAattatttccatttttgttgAGCAAAAAGCAACAACTTTCTTTTCTAAAGAAAAGTCTTTACTGTAGTGTGGGTTGTGTATTTTCCATAGCTATTTTGTGcttgtaaataaaatatacacttccCCCTGTCTAATGAATTTCCCTGTCTACCATGCACTTTGGGCAATTTAAGAGAGCGCACTTTTTACGTCCTGTATATATACATTGTTGTGTCGTGTTTGCTATGGAGAATGCGAAAGTGCTGCTCTAATACCGATACTGATTTAGACTGGAATGCTGTTTATCAGATCGTGATTCCCTTGTTCCCGTCAACAGGTACTGTGCATGATCATTTAAGCATAATGAAAAACATACAATAGAATCATCagacaaataacaaaaacatgcaaatacaaatctgagtatatgtgatgtaacgtgagtcgtgacaatcagacgttgtgttgagcTATAAAGACTGTTTGAGCCATCATGAGTGCTTTTAGTTTTACTCTCTTCAACATGAGCACTCTCAGTGTCAATCAAACAGGCGCGCTCTCCAGGTGTTCACAGtatctcatcatcagtcactcatctcagcgctattctgtgaggatcccaatttaaatctaattaatgttggtcacaataccaccaataacagatgtaactgtttaaccttcaataacaacaccgtgtcttcacgcatttgcttaataattagtgatttgtgttacaagatgccaaagacagtaaacaatcatagatattaatgatttctcactggagcagttttagagcttgtaatggatctatttgtcttatttttgaaagtatctctgctgtgtgtgatgctctcatggtttttacttgttgccagtatgtcacaatgaccttttgatattgacaacagaactattaataactgttttcaatacaaataaatgttaacaattcaaaattaatgtaattttgataaCATTATAAAAAGGTTGAATTTCTTtaccattagttaatgtattagggatcatgaacaaacaatgaacaatagatttttacagcatttattaatcataatgttagtcaatacaattacaattgttcattgttagttcatagtgcattagtgtgcattaactaatacaacttttaactttaaaaatgtaataggaTATGTTGTAACCAATAGGaaaatttcaccccaaaatgaaaatttgctgataatttactcaccctcaggccatccaagatgtatatgaccttctttattCATCAGagcaggatttaagatttttaggaaagtatcccaggtttttagcttcatccaatgcaagtgaatggacaccaatttttgacggtccaaaaagcattagtcagcatcaaagtaatccacacgactccagccgATCAagtaatatcttctgaagtgaatcggtacgtttgtgtgaaaaacaaatcgctaattaaaacatttttaactttaaataggcgcttccgccagctctctgtagctgtttgaattgacctaacACTCGCGTGAAAAacgttcctctgtggtaaacagagcGGAATTCTGAATTCTCACATGAACGTGCCAACGTGATGACGTCACTCGACAGCGACGTGAGGCATTCAGTGCTCACAGGAAGcaatttttaaagttaataaagttttaaatagccattagtttttcacacaaacgtatcgattcacttcagaagacattacttgattggctggagtcgtgtggattactttgatgctgactaagtgtgctttttgtaccatcacaaattggtgtccattcaccatactttcctaaaaatcttaaatattcctttaagtttatgttaactacagtaatgttgttaaatcatgttaacaaatggaacatttttataaagtgttactgtaattttactgtgtggggcgtaaacataactgcagcatataacttgcaaaagtgtggcaaagggcactttaagaaaaaaatctgtatcggacgatcttagtgttaaaaaaataaataaaaaaaattgaacatTGGTattggcctcaaatttcctgattggtgcacCACTAGTTTTGGACTCTATATTGACATCCATCGTCCTGGATTCTGGGAGTTTATTAAACGCTGCCGCTTTACACAAAAGATGTTGACTCTGGCTCCATTATTGTCtgtttgttgttgtattgtttggtttacttgttttgttgaaatgtgcttttgtgtttgagcattggctgaaagcgctatataaatttaacttcACTAAAAAATTAACTCAgtcatgtgctgtcaacatggcagtgcCCACGAGGGGGcgacccgctccatgtaaaattaaatggcttttatttcAATTAcggatatgactggagtctttatttcaagcgaaataaaaaaaaaaaaaaaaaaaaaaaaaggtcttttaCTACAGGtctttgtgtaaaacttttttaataagcaaaaacgtacttagtgcacctttaaactttattctaaacgcctACTTCCAGATACCACACGTGCATCTCCGATAtgtgttttagatcttttcatctggaaagcataacagtttaattaacatctgcttaaggtcttaaaatgatcagatttaaatgctaacattttaaatcatatgtCACAaggacatctgctgaatgtctttctaatgacatccgagaggaaacgtcgtTAGTACATtttatctatgaatttctacttcctatttgctgaattattgttgtcgttaaataaaaaaataatgactgaataTTAATCATGAGTTTAACTGAATTCATCCACCTGGCCATATTTCGATAGATTGTGCAGCCCTACAACTATCTTT
This portion of the Myxocyprinus asiaticus isolate MX2 ecotype Aquarium Trade chromosome 14, UBuf_Myxa_2, whole genome shotgun sequence genome encodes:
- the LOC127452154 gene encoding gastrula zinc finger protein XlCGF8.2DB-like isoform X10, whose protein sequence is MFIKEESEDMGYPEACRIKTEHTEEQTDLIETKEENQEPIEVKKESQELNKVEEEHQYQNPHFITEEKSFSCSQSEKNFSQNKTQAKNSFTCHDCGKSFARRESLQKHKIVHTGEKPFTCPQCGKSFTRKEHLKMHIKVHTGERPFICPQCGKSYTDKLGLKRHLIFHTGEKPFTCHQCGKSFTSKGSLNVHMRNHSGEKPFTCPQCGKSFAKKGVLKDHMRYHTGEKPYTCLQCGKSLMSRGSFHGHMRSHTGERPFVCSQCGKSFVFKRCHEMHMKIHTGEKPFTCHQCGKGFIRAYALKQHERVHTGVKPYNCPSCGKSFLQPRSLRRHRKESCPELLKLANCK